The stretch of DNA GCACCTCGTCGCCACCTCGCTCGATTTCCCGTCGGATGTGTACGCCCTCCAGAGCTGGGCCGCGCGGCACGGGGCGGAGGTTCGGCTGATTCCTTCCCGCGACGGCCACACCCTGCACGAGGACGACATCGCGGCGACGCTAGGGGACGATGTGGCGCTGGCCCTGCTGCCCACCGTGCTTTACCGCTCCGGACAACTGCTGGACGTGCCGGGGGTGACGCGCCTGGCCCATGAACGCGGCATCCTGATCGGCTGGGACGCGGCGCACAGCATCGGGAGCGTGCCGCACGCCTTGCATGAGGCGGGGGCCGACTTCGCGGTGTGGTGCCATTACAAGTACGTCAACGCGGGGCCGGGGGCACCGGGCGGCCTGTTCCTGCACGAGCGGCACCACGGCCTCGGCCCCGGCCTGCGCGGGTGGTGGGGCCATGACAAGGCGACCCAGTTCGAGATGGCGCACGGGTTTCGCCCGGCGGCGGGGGCCGGGGCGTATCAGCTCGGCACCCCGCCCATCCTGGCGCTGGCCGCGTTGGAGGGCGCCTTGACCGTCTTCGATGCCGTGGGCATGGCCGAGGTCCGCGTCCGCAGCCTGGAGCTGACCTCGTCCCTGATGGCGCGGGTGGGCGAGCACCTGCCCGAGCTGCGCGTCGTCACCCCCCGCGAGCCGGGGCAGCGCGGCGGACACGTCGCCCTCGCGCACCCGGAGGCCCACGCCCTGAGCCTCGCCCTGCGCTCGCGCGGCATCGTCCCCGACTTCCGCCAGCCCGACATCCTGCGCCTCGCCCCCGTTGCGCTGTACAACACCGAAGCCGAGCTGGAGGAGACGGTGCGCGTCCTGCGCGAGTTGCTGGACACCGGGACGCACCGGGCGGCCCAGGCGGCGGGACTGGTGACGTAGGGCGTGTGGAGAAGAGAAGTCGGTGGGCGGCGTCCCGCAACGTCTCCCGCCTTTCTTTCCAGGCCCTGTTACCCTGAACCATGGATTCCGCCCTCCTCGCCTTCGCGGGCCTCTCGCTGCTGCTGACGGTCACGCCGGGGGCAGACACGGCGCTGGTCACGCGAGCGGCGCTGGCGGGGGGGCGTCCGGCGGGGTTCGGGGCGGTGCTGGGGGTCACGAGCGGGCTGCTCGTGCACGCGGCCCTGAGCGCCCTGGGCCTGAGCGTGCTGCTGGCCCGCAGCGCGGCGCTGTACGAGGCCGTGCGGCTGGCAGGAGCCGCTTACCTGCTTTACCTCGGCGTGCGGGCATGGCGCGAAGCCCGGCACACGGCGCAGGCTGCCGGGGCGCCCAGCCCCCGCCTGGGCTTCGGCCCAGCCCTCGCGCAGGGCCTGACCACCAACGTGCTCAACCCCAAGGTGGCCCTGTTCTACCTCACCGTGCTGCCCGGCTTCGTCCACCCCGGTGAGGGTGTCCTGGTGCGGTCGCTGACCCTCGCGCTGATCCACTTCGGGTGGGGCGTGATCTGGCTGGGCCTGCTCGTGCTCCTGATCGGGACCCTCGCCCCCCGTCTGCGCTCGCCGGGCGTCCGCGCCACGCTGGAACGAATCACGGGCGCGGCGATGGTGGCGCTGGGGCTGCGGGTGGCGCTGAGCCGTTGACCCGGCGCGGCGGAAACAGCGGACAGGCGGGCGACGTTCCGGGACGCGGCCCAGCCTCTGTGCAGGACCCCCACTAGAACCCGAAAGCCTCCAGCACCTCGCGCGGCGCCCGCTTGGGCCGCCCGCTCACCGGGTCCACCCAGACCCACTCGGTCTGGCACTCGGCCAGCCGCTCGCCGTCGCTGCCGTCCTCGGTCGCCCGGTCGAGGGTGTAAGCGCGGACGCTGCGGACCCCGGCATGTTGGGTCAGGGCC from Deinococcus sp. HSC-46F16 encodes:
- the kynU gene encoding kynureninase codes for the protein MTDGALRRDLFAMPPGIYLDGNSLGVMPHAAREAVLRRLDEWQRDAVGGWDAWFGLAESLSPQIGRLVGAHPHEVIATGSITANLHSLLATLYRPHGKRQHLVATSLDFPSDVYALQSWAARHGAEVRLIPSRDGHTLHEDDIAATLGDDVALALLPTVLYRSGQLLDVPGVTRLAHERGILIGWDAAHSIGSVPHALHEAGADFAVWCHYKYVNAGPGAPGGLFLHERHHGLGPGLRGWWGHDKATQFEMAHGFRPAAGAGAYQLGTPPILALAALEGALTVFDAVGMAEVRVRSLELTSSLMARVGEHLPELRVVTPREPGQRGGHVALAHPEAHALSLALRSRGIVPDFRQPDILRLAPVALYNTEAELEETVRVLRELLDTGTHRAAQAAGLVT
- a CDS encoding LysE family translocator is translated as MDSALLAFAGLSLLLTVTPGADTALVTRAALAGGRPAGFGAVLGVTSGLLVHAALSALGLSVLLARSAALYEAVRLAGAAYLLYLGVRAWREARHTAQAAGAPSPRLGFGPALAQGLTTNVLNPKVALFYLTVLPGFVHPGEGVLVRSLTLALIHFGWGVIWLGLLVLLIGTLAPRLRSPGVRATLERITGAAMVALGLRVALSR